CGGCTACCGAAAGCAGCCCGAGAAGACCGCCGAAGCGATCGACGCCGACGGCTGGTTGCATACCGGCGACATCGGCACCATCGACGAACGTGGCTTCGTCACGATCGTCGACCGCAAGAAAGAGCTGATCGTCAACGAATCCGGAAAGAACCTCTCCCCCACCAACATCGAGATGGCCATCCAGGAGACGTCTCCGTTGATCGACCAGGTGGTAGCCATCGGTGATGCCCGGCCTTACGTGACAGCGCTCATTGTCCTCGAGAGCGAGGCTGCCGCCGCCCAGGCCGCCGCGCTCGGCATGGCCGACCACTCGGCCGCCGCCTTCGCGCAACGCCCCGAGGCCAGCGAGATGCTTGCCGCCGCCGTCCGCGAGGGGAACTCAAAGCTTTCCCGCGTCGAGCAGATCAAGCGGTTCGTCATCGTCGGGACCCCGTGGGAACCGGGCGGCGACGAACTGACCCCGACGATGAAGCTCAAGCGCAGGCCGATCGCCGAGAAGTATTCCGCCGAGATCGACAAGCTGTATGCGAAGACGCCCGGACCGGACATCGTCAACTTGGCTGACTAGCCCGTTGTCGAGCCGTTTGCTATTGGGCGATGTCGGTCCTGGTCAGCGACGTGACTGCCGACACCCCGGGGCGGGGTGCGCGTTATTCCAACCTGTCAGCGACGTGACTGCCGCAGCCTCGCGCTCCGCTCAACGCCGCACCTAGATCAGCACCCTCCCGGCACCCTCGGCTAAGGAATGGCAGTGAACGACAGTGAAATCGCCGGGTGGGATCCCGGCCTCACGAAGCGGGCAATGCGGGTGGCCCGGCCGATCGTCAAGCGGTATTACCGATCGGAAGTGCACGGTCTGGAGTTGTTACCGCCCGGAGGGGTGCTGGTGGTGTCGAATCATTCCGGCGGCTTTCTCCCGATGGACGAGGTGGTGTTCGCGGTCGACTATTACGGCGAGTTCGGCTACACCCGGCCCATCTACACCCTGACCCATGACATCATGCTGGTCGGCCCGACCGCCGATTCGTTGCGCCGCTTGGGGTATGTCCGCGCCACCCGCGCCAACGCCGCCGAAGCGCTGCGGGCCGGAGCCGTGGTCATCGACTTCCCGGGTGGTGACTACGACGCGTACCGGCCCACCTGGTCCCGCAACACCATCGACTCGGTGGCCGCATCGGCTACGCCCGCACGGCCATCGACGCCGCGGTTCCCATCGTTCCGATGGTTTCCGTTGGCGCGCAAGAGAACCAGCTGTTTCTGTCGCGCGGCACCCGGCTGGCGTGCGCCCTTCGGCTGGACCAGCTGCCGCATTCCAAGGTCCTGCCCATCACGTTCGGCTTCCCGTTCGGGCTGAGCATTGTGGTGCCGGTCAACCTGCCGCTGCCCACCAAGATCGTCATCCAAGTGCTGGCGCCGATCCACATCGCCGCGCAATTCGGCGCGCATCCCGACGCCGCGGAGGTCGACGCGTACGTGCGGCAGGTAATGCAAACGGGACTCGACGAGTTCGCCGCCAAGCGCCGTTTTCCGATCATCGGTTGACGCCGGTCAACCAGAACGCGACGATGCGCTGCTCGCAGATTCGCGGCCCCGTCGAACTGGAAATCGGGTGTCAAGACATCTTGTTTTTTGCGGCACCTCCAACATATTTGTGAAAGAAGCCGACAGCAATTTTGCGACCCGTCGAAATATCTCGCGGGCCAAAAACTCGGACGCTGCGAACTACCACCAAATCCGCCCCACACGTTGCCTTCCAGCGGAACAAAATCGCTTGGCATCGCGTTATGAAGAAATCAAGTTCAACTCATTCAAAGTTAGGACGACCTATGATACGGACACTTCTGGTCGGCGCGGCTATCGCGGCAGCCGGGATCGGTGCAGCTCCGCTGGCTAATGCAGGGTCTGACTCGTCACAGTGCGTGGCCAGCCAGGGTATGGTCAATATCCCGCGGAGCGACCCGCACTACCGCGCCGATCTCGACCTCAACCACAACGGCATCGCGTGTGAATTCGTAGCCGACTGGCCTTCGACGTCATAAGCCGGCGGGCCGCCGACGCCTGCGGTCATCACGGTACGGCCGCAGGCGATCTATTTCATCACTCTTCGTTGGCGCGCCGCCACAGAACATATTGTCGGGTGCCTTCCCGCAGTGACGTGGTGGGCTGCCATCCGAGTTCTTTCCTGGCCTTGGTGCCGTCAAGATAATTCTCGGTGTACAGGTTGCGCAGAGTTGCCAGTGTCAGGTACGGCATTTCCTCGGAGCGCCGCAACTTAGCGATGGTTTCTATCGCATAACACCACAGCCAGGCCATGGCGTAGGGCATGGTTATCCAATGCCGCCGTATTCCGCGCGCTTCGATCATGGCCTCGGTGAACTGCTTTAGCCTTACGGGTCTCCCGGCGACGTTGTACACCTGTCCGACCGCCTTGTCGTTGGTAGCCGCCAGGATAGCCAATTCAGCGACGTCGTATACATAAACAATCGAGTATCGCGGATTCGCCCGGCCCGGCCAGATCATGACGGGAAAAGAGGTCTGGTTGTAGACCCGATCACAGAAAAGCTTGTCACGCGGGCCATACGCCGTGCCTATCCTGATCATCGAGACCTGGATTTTGCCCTGTCGATGGTATTTCCAGCAGGCCCGCTCCGCGAGCAGCTTTGCGTAGTCGTAGTAGGTCAATGGTGTCTTCTGCACTATTGTCGGGGTTGATTCGTCGACCGGAATATCACCTTCTTGGCAGGCATCGCCGTATACCGCGCACGAACTGACATGAAGAAAACGTCGGACCCCGGCCGCAGCGCTGGCTCTCAGCATATTCTCCGTACCGTGCACCGTCGTTTTCTCGAACTCGTCCCATCTCCCCCACCCCGGAGTGACCTTTGCCGCCGCGTGAAAAACCGTTTCGATGCCTTGAACGATCGGCGGCAAGGTTTCGTAGTCGGTAATGTCGCCGACGACGACCTCCGCCTGAGTGGCCCGGAGATGAGTAAGATCGGATGTCTTTCGGGCTAGCGCACGAACCTCGTGACCCCTGGCCAGGAGACATTCGACGAGTGCGCTTCCGACCAGCCCGGTGCTTCCCGTAACGAGTGTCTTCATGATGCCTGCCCAAAAATATTGTCGGCGTTTTGCCGGCATTTGCGGCCTGGTATGGCGTGGTATAGAGAGACCCGACTCCGGCCCGGTCGTTAGCGTATTGCCAGGTGGTGCGAAATGTCAAGTTCAATTTCAATTCATCTGGGGCGT
The nucleotide sequence above comes from Mycobacterium pseudokansasii. Encoded proteins:
- a CDS encoding excalibur calcium-binding domain-containing protein, whose translation is MVNIPRSDPHYRADLDLNHNGIACEFVADWPSTS
- a CDS encoding NAD-dependent epimerase/dehydratase family protein yields the protein MKTLVTGSTGLVGSALVECLLARGHEVRALARKTSDLTHLRATQAEVVVGDITDYETLPPIVQGIETVFHAAAKVTPGWGRWDEFEKTTVHGTENMLRASAAAGVRRFLHVSSCAVYGDACQEGDIPVDESTPTIVQKTPLTYYDYAKLLAERACWKYHRQGKIQVSMIRIGTAYGPRDKLFCDRVYNQTSFPVMIWPGRANPRYSIVYVYDVAELAILAATNDKAVGQVYNVAGRPVRLKQFTEAMIEARGIRRHWITMPYAMAWLWCYAIETIAKLRRSEEMPYLTLATLRNLYTENYLDGTKARKELGWQPTTSLREGTRQYVLWRRANEE